A window of the Oncorhynchus keta strain PuntledgeMale-10-30-2019 chromosome 21, Oket_V2, whole genome shotgun sequence genome harbors these coding sequences:
- the ccdc71 gene encoding uncharacterized protein ccdc71 has translation MNYTEPVVEKAVNSWSRIASAGQTVLFEALQILNPMSKDLSDTEELVSFLQGLKEEGHKPKVLRSKDVYGYRSCTAKTLPEDMCSMDVASKGPGAGKKRGRKSKKRKKKKECNNYASWSSASASESHKRSVFSRPPILTIHPAQLQQQYLKLTNITGLMRGHTARMQIHSQPPTLSGIPLLPSPNTGRTPKAVAMVGQRYSCPEWNRALVGDSAPVIYQNGRGVYNYKTDVSNHRRSWTDDQSLWMMNRQEECRLDENSLRWKVIKVDDCVTVEELRRKAQRILQVNLSPVIQIRPLYETLAEYQRERYLQ, from the coding sequence ATGAATTACACAGAACCGGTTGTGGAGAAGGCCGTCAACTCCTGGTCCAGAATAGCCTCAGCGGGACAGACTGTCCTTTTCGAGGCATTACAGATCCTAAACCCTATGTCGAAAGATCTTTCAGACACCGAGGAACTGGTATCCTTTCTGCAAGGACTTAAGGAAGAGGGCCATAAGCCCAAAGTGCTACGAAGCAAAGATGTGTACGGTTACAGGTCATGTACAGCGAAAACCCTCCCGGAAGACATGTGCTCTATGGACGTAGCCAGCaagggtccaggggcaggcaagAAGAGGGGACGGAAGAgtaagaaaagaaagaaaaaaaaggagTGTAACAATTACGCATCGTGGAGTAGTGCAAGTGCATCAGAATCTCACAAGAGATCGGTCTTTTCCAGACCTCCGATTCTGACTATACATCCTGCCCAGCTGCAGCAGCAGTACCTGAAGCTAACGAACATTACAGGTTTAATGAGAGGTCACACTGCGAGAATGCAGATTCACTCTCAACCTCCAACACTTTCAGGAATACCGTTACTGCCGTCGCCGAACACGGGTAGAACACCTAAAGCTGTGGCCATGGTCGGTCAAAGGTACTCCTGTCCGGAATGGAACAGAGCCCTTGTCGGAGATTCTGCCCCCGTGATCTATCAGAACGGCCGAGGAGTTTACAACTACAAGACTGACGTGTCAAACCACAGACGGTCCTGGACGGATGACCAATCTCTGTGGATGATGAACCGTCAGGAGGAGTGTCGGCTGGACGAGAACAGTTTGAGGTGGAAGGTGATCAAAGTGGACGATTGCGTCACGGTTGAGGAACTGAGGAGGAAGGCCCAGAGGATCTTGCAGGTGAACCTGTCCCCTGTGATACAGATACGCCCGCTGTATGAAACTCTAGCTGAATACCAGCGTGAACGATATCTCCAGTAA